A stretch of DNA from Dokdonia sp. PRO95:
ATAGACCTTACGATAGACGAGATAGAATGGTTTGAAGAGTTTGACCGTCAAGATGAAGATGAGCTAGCCTCAGAAACAGAAAATGCCATCAAAGATGCTACAGAATGGTATGATGCTGAGATGGAGAAATTTGACCAAGAGCAGTAAACGGTGGACCAACTTATCCAATACGATCAAGAGTTTTTTCTTTTCCTCAACGGTTTAGGATCACCTACGTGGGATCAATTCTGGCTTATTGTTACAAATAAGCTTAGCTCGATTCCTTTATATGCCTTGCTACTCTTCTTTATTTATAAAAAGTTTGGTGTAAAGGGAACCTTGATAACAGTGGTAGCGGTTGCGTTACTCATTACGTGTGTAGACCAACTAGCAAATGCTTTTAAGCATGGTTTTGAAAGACCACGTCCTTGTAGGGTAGAAGACTTTAAAGGAATTATAAGATATGTAGCAGAGCGCTGTGGGCGCTATGGTTATTATTCTGCGCATGCGGGTAATAGTATGGCAGTGGCTGTATTTGCAGGACTAGCTCTAAAATCTACACATAAAAATTTAATTTTCATACTGCTATTTTGGTCTGCGATGGTAGGTTATAGCCGTATTTATGTAGGTGTTCATTATCCAGGTGATGTGCTTACAGGTTGGGTAATAGGAGCGATTATAGGCTTCGCAATCTATAAGTTACAGCAGTGGGCTGTAGCAAAGTGGGCTTAAGAATCGGCGGTTGCTATCAGTGATTTTGCAGCTTTGAAAGGTGATACCTCGCCGCAAGCCACTTTTTCAAGAATCTCGGGAAGCGTTGACTTCACATCCTTGTTATTATAAAATGTGTCCTTAAGAGTGTTCTCTATAGTTTGTAATAGCCAAAACTTGTTCTGCTCTGCTCTTTTCTTGGAAAAATATCCAGAGGCCTTTGTATGATTACAGTAATCTGAAACTAAGTCCCAAGAATCTGAAATTCCTGAATGTTCTAAGGCACTACAAGTAATAACTTTTGGAGCCCAATTGCTAGGCTTTGGAGGGAAAAGGTGCAATGCTTTTGCAAAAGCAGATCTAGCCAGCCGTGCTGCCTTTTCATTACCACCATCTGCTTTATTGATTACAATGGTGTCTGCCATTTCTATAATCCCGCGTTTAATTCCTTGTAATTCATCTCCTGCTCCTGCTAGCTTTAGTAGTAGAAAGAAATCAACCATAGAGTGTACTACCGTCTCACTCTGACCTACACCTACGGTTTCAATAATAATAGTATCAAAGCCTGAGGCTTCGCATAATATGATTGCCTCTCTAGTTTTACGAGCAACGCCACCTAGAGAATCTCCAGAAGCACTAGGACGTATAAATGCATTAGGGTTTTGAGATAGCTCATACATCCTCGTTTTATCACCTAAGATACTACCATGAGAAACAGAGCTCGTAGGGTCTACCGCAAGTACAGCTACTTTTTTACCTTGGTCTGTAAGATAGTTTCCTAAGCTTTCTATAAACGTACTCTTACCTACACCAGGAACACCTGTGATTCCTAATCTAACAGACTTATTGGCATGAGGTAAACACAGTTCTATAAGTTGTTGTGCTTTTACTTGATGCTCTTGAACCGAGCTTTCTATTAAAGTGATTCCTTGTGATAATGCAGTGATATTACCAGCAATTAATAGCTGGGCCAGTTGTGATACATCAATAGTGCCTTGCCTTTTACTTTTTTTGTAAAATGCAGGATTAATACTCTTGTTTATGGATGTGTTTTTGTCGCTCACAATGGTGATGCCAAATTACTACTTTCTACATACATCTACATCAAAAAAAAACCACCATTTGGTGGTTTAACTTATTTTGAAGCATTCATTTTTTTAAAATCTATAACTCCTGAATTTTTCTTCTTGAGTTTTTTCTCTTTTGCCTTTTGTTTCTTTTTTTTCATCTTTTTCTTGAGCTTCAAGAGTTCGATGTGTGATTGCTTCATCTGGAATTCCATAGGTACAAGTACTTCTAAAATATTTACTGGAAGCCATCCATCGTCTATAATATCTTTAAGTAAGTTAAGTACAACTTCATCTTGTACCATACATTCTCCTATAAGATATTTTGGTTTGCTATTTTCTAGCGCAGCTTTTACTTCAATCCAGTCGCGATTAGAATTTCCTTTTACGATGTCTAATCTACTCGGTTCAATGCCTTCTTGCGACATACGCTCCACTATTTTATGGCAAAAGCGATTTCTATTCACACTTTCATGACTCAAAAAGCGCTTGTATTCTGTAATCTGGATATCTTCTGCGGCATTAAAGTAGCGTCGCTCTGCCCAGAAGCATTCATCTAGTAGATCATTTAATTTTTCGTACGATAAGTCAAGGTGCTTCATAGGGCTATTGTTATGGTCAAATATAATTCAGGATTAAACGTACGTGTACTAACTTAGTGTTAATACCTCTATATTTAAGAATAGTTTATTCAAAAATCATAGATTATCTTAATTTTCTGTTAATGTCGTATTTTTTTAGGTCATTTGCAACATAAAGAAAATAGTATCGTCTTTAGAGAGAATAGCAATCACAACCATCAAAACCAACCAACCATTTTGCTAGTTACTGAAATCATAGAAAAATGTAAAACTAATGATCGCAAGGCACAGCTGCAGCTGTACAATAAGTATTGTGATGGTATGTACCACGTCGCCTTTAGATTTTTAAAAAATTCATTTGAAGCAGAGGAAGCGATGCATGAGGGGTTTATAAATGCCTTTGCAAAGCTGCATCAGTTTACTGGAGAAGTCACCTTTGGAGCCTGGCTTAAGCGTATCGTGATTAATAAAAGTCTCGATATGATCAAGGCAAAGAAAGCAGTGATTATCCCGCTTAATGAAGAGGTAATGGGCAAAGTGGATGATGATGACGGTTGGGATGTAGGAGACGACGTTACTATAGAACATGTAAAAAACGTTATCAGCGAACTTCCTGAAAAGTATAAATTTCCTCTTATGCTATTCTTAATAGAGGGTTATGATCATCAGGAAATTTCAGAAATATTACAGATTACAGAAGTGGCTTCAAGAACGCTGGTGCACCGCGGGAAGAAAAAACTTCAACAACAATTAAAGACGCTTAATTATGGCACAGGATATTAGAGAGCTCATGAAGAATGATAGCGACAGTAAGGAATCACTGCGCGAGGGACATACACGTCGCTTTGAGAATTTACTTGAAGAGCGCTTGCCTATTCAGGAGCAAAAAACTTCGGCTAAAGGAGGTATCTATTTATGGATGAAAATTGCAGCAGTACTTATTGTAGCTGGTGGAATTGTATTTATGGTGTATAATAACGCTTTCGCGAAAGCGGAAGATCAACAAATAGTAGAGGTAGAGACAAGTGAAAAACAAAGTGCAGAACCAGAAGTGTTACTAAGCGCCATCTCACCAGAATTTAAACGAGTGGAGGATTATTACCTCGCAAGTGTAAATCTTGAGATTGCGAGATTAGAAATCACTGATGATAACAAAGAACTTATAGATGCTTTTATGAAGCAACTGTCTGATCTGGATGAAGAGTACAAGAGCCTCAATCGTGAGATTACCGAAAGTGGAGTAAGTGATGAAATGGTAAGTGCGATGATTGAGAATCTCAAATTACGTGTAGAGCTTATGATAAAGCTCAAGTCAAAATTGAAAGAAATGAAAAACGCTGCTCAGCAAGAAGCAGCCATTCAAACCGTATAAAAATGAAACAGTCAAACATATTTTGGACCTTCCTAGCGCTGCTTTTTGTGGCATCTGGAAGTGTATTTGCACAAAGCAAAAAAGAAAAACTAAACGAGCGCTTCTCAGTTAATAAGGATGTGTCTATCACAGTAGATACACGCTATGCAGATGTAGTTTTTGAAACATGGAATAAAAATGAAGTATCTGTAGAGGCTTATGTAGAAGGTAAAGATGCTAGTACTGCTCTCAAATCATGGGACTTAAATGTGTCAGGTAATAGTAATAATGTGCGCATTACTAGTAAAGGTGGTTATAGCGACGCAAAGGTGTATGATAGAAATGATATAGGTAACCTCAATCTAGATCTTGATCTAGACCTTGGAGAAATTATAGGTCAATCGCTTAGCCTAGTGGAGCCGGTAATGAATGGTCTTGTAGGGCCTCTGTTAGAAGGAATATCTGGACAACGATTACCAGATGAGTTTTATGAGGAAATGGGAAAGATGAAATTTGACCATGAAGCCTACAAAAGAGAGGGAAGAGCTTATCTCGATAGATGGGAGAAACAAGTGGATAAAAGCTATGGCCCAGAGTTTGAAGAAAAAATGGAGAGATGGAGCGCAGAGTTTGAGCGTAAGTCTGAGGACTGGAGTGAGCGCTTAGTAGAACGTTCTGGGATCCCTAGGTGGCCTTTTAAAAGCGGAGGTAATATGACCTTTGATAGTGATGAGTATGAAAAAGACAAACAGGCATATGTAAACAAGCTAAACAGAAAGTACAACACAAGAGTAAGTGTACGTGAGGTAGATAAATGGCTGGATGATGTAGAGGCTTGGGGAGAGGATTTTGGAAAAAAGATGGAAGACTGGGGAGAAAACTTTGGTGAGTCTATGGAAGCATGGGGAGAATCTTTTGGAGAGAACTTTGGCAAGTCTATGGAGAAGTGGGGAGAATCTTTTGGGAAAGACATGGAAAAGTGGGGTGAAAACTTTGGAAAGAAAATGGAGCGCTGGGCAGAAGAGCACGATGGAGAATGGGAAGAAAAACATACTAAGGATGAAAAAGGAAACAAGAGTAGCCACTTTAGCCTTAATTGGGATTCTGAAAATAGTGCGTCAAAAAAGTCAAATAAAAATGTAAAACGTATAATAATTATCAAGATGCCTAAAAAGGCAGAGCTAGATTTAAATGTACGTTATGGTAAAGTGAGAATGGCAGATGCTTATAATGCAAAAGCTACAATCTCACATGGAAGCCTTGTAGCAACAAACATCGATGGAGGGCAAACCTCCTTCGATGTTTCTTATAGCCCAGTTGCGGTTGCAAACTGGAACGAGGGAACTCTTGATGTGAATCATGTGAAAGAATGTAACATCTCAACTGCAAATAACATTAAGGTAACGTCAAACTCTAGTAATGTAAATATAAATCGGATTGATGGAGCTGGGATGATATCTGGATCATTTGGTAAGCTATCCATACCCCAAGTGAGTGATAACTTTGGATCGCTTACTATCTTTCTTGAGAATAGTGATCTCTCAATGAGATTACCACAATCTGCTTTTAATTTTAATTATAGCGGAGATCATAATGACTTCTTTATTCCAAAACAGCTGGAGACACAGTCTATGAAGAATGGATCTACAGAGATGGTAAATGGTTTTCATAAATCACGCAGTAGTGCAAATACCATCACTATCAATGCTAAGTATAGTGACGTAGTACTACAGTAAATAAAGATTATATAATTGATTACTTTGCAGCTATGGCTGCTTTTTGTGTTCACCCTAGATTAAGTACTTTTATGGTGTAATAGACCCTCTATGAATAACACTTTTTTAAGTTCGCTCACACAGCAATTCACACCCATCATAAATCCTACCTTTCAAAAGGAGGATTACTTTCCATTAGATTTGTCTACAGCCAATAAGGATCTAGATATTGATATGCTCACGCGGCCGCATGATCATCATGATTTTTTACAAGCGTATCTCGCACAAAATGATGCTAAAGTTGCTTATGGTGGCTATCTGGAGCAGCGTCCACTATATGATCGATCAGATTATTTTCAAGCTACAGATCCAAAGGACAAGCGTAATATCCACCTAGGAATTGATTTGTGGTGTGATGAAGGTACAGGGGTGCTCAGTCCTTTAGAGGGTGAGATACATAGTTTTAAGCGCAATGAGAATTTTGGTGATTATGGTCCTACCATAATCTTAAAACATAAGATAGGGGAGCACACATTTCACACCTTGTATGGCCATCTGAGTTTGTCTTCTCTAGAAGGTAAGGAAGTAGGGCAAAAGGTGGCAGCAGGTGAGCTTATAGCAACTTTGGGTGCTCCAGATATTAATGGTGATTATGCGCCGCACCTGCATTTTCAAATTGTGATAGACATGGAAGGCAAGGAAGGAGATTATGCAGGCGTAGGAAGCCAGAATACCTTAGATTTCTACAAGAATAACTGCCCAGACCCTAATCTGCTATTAAAAATTTATTAATCGCTTGCGCAACGGCGTGTTCTTTATTTGTAAAAGGACTCACATAATCTGCTAGTGACTTTAGGGTGTCTGTGGCATTTGCTACTGCAACACCTAGTCCTACCTTTTTTATGAGTTCATCGTCATTATGATTATCGCCAAAAGCCATTACTTCACTCATCTCATAGCCATATTGGGCTAGTAAAAGTTTTTTCAAAGCAGTTGCTTTGTCTATATTTTTTGGAGTGATCTCGAGATACGTATCCTTAGAGCGATAAAAGTGTACGGTATCTTTATAAGCGGGCGTGAGAAGTTCTATAATTTCGTCAAGCTCTTCTGGCTTACCCATACACATGAGTTTATGGATTCCAAGATGCTCCTTGTTTAAAAAATCGAGACTTTCTAAGGCTGTTTGATATACTGGAGTTGCACTGGTATTGTTTATTTCGCGCAAGCTCCACTCATCTTCCCTATCTGTAAACCAGTGTTCATGACTATAAATACTTAGGTTATAAGTATGTTCAGCGTGATGACGTACTAAGTTATCGAGTAGCGAAGTAGGGAAGGTGTTGCTTTCTATAACCGTGTTATCCTTGCCTATAATAAGCCCGCCATTAAAAGCTATTAGAGACTCACCTAGGTTGCCCAGACCTTCTTGTAAGTACCGCATAGCTTGCGGCGGTCTTGAGGATGCTAGAATGAGGGGTAATCCCGCTTTCGCGAAAGCGTAAACAGTCTCTTCACTTAACCAGCGCTCTTTATTTAATAACGTACCGTCTATATCTGAACATAGTATTTTTATAGTGTTTTCCATAATGTAAGAAACTAAAACGGCGAACTTAAAAGTTCGCCGTTGTTATATAATCAAAAGTGGTAGTTAGTTTTGTACAATTACCCATTGTCCTTTTGCAAGGAGTGGTTCTGCTTGTTTGAACTTTACTTCCTTAGTCTCGCCATTCATCACGTTTTTAATAGTTACACGGTCATTACGGCCTATTTTAGGTTGAGACCTTACGATAGTCTCTGTTACTTGTTGTTGCTGTGGCTGTGTGTTTCCAGCTGCTCTTGCCTGCGTAGAACGCTCATCAAGATTAGGAATTTCTTCCTTTTGAGTTTGTGTTTGTTCACGAGTTTCACGCACTTGAGAAGCATCACTTACTTGCTGCTGGTTGCCTTGTGGAATTTCTCCTTTAAATAAGAAAGAAATTACGTCCTTATTTACTTTATCAATCATCGTTTTGAAAAGCTCAAAAGCTTCAAACTTATAGATGAGTAAAGGATCTTTTTGCTCGTGTACAGCAAGGCGAACACTCTGCTTAAGTTCATCCATCTTACGAAGGTGATCTTTCCAAGCGTCGTCTATGATGGCAAGAGTAATATTCTTTTCAAAATCTGTTACTAGTTGCTTACCATCAGTCTCGTAAGCTTCTTTAAGATTTGTTACTACACGTAGCTCTTTGTTTCCGTCAGAAAAAGGAACAACAATACGTTCAAACTTTGCAGCAGGATCTTCATACACTCGCTTGATGATAGGGAATGCAAGGTCTGCATTCTTAGTCATCTTCTCTCTGTAGTGCTCAAAAGAGGCTTTGTAAATGATATCTGTAAGCTCCTTTGCAGATTTACTTGCAAACTCACTTTCACTCACTGGGCTCGTCATTGAGAAATAACGGATGAGCTCGAACTCAAAGTTCTTGTAATCTTGAGCCTGCTTGTTTGACTCTACAATTACCTCAGAAGTATCATAAATCATGTTTGCGAGATCTACTCGTAAACGTTCTCCGTAAAGTGCATGGCGACGGCGCTTATATACAACCTCACGTTGCATATTCATCACATCATCATACTCAAGAAGGTTCTTACGTACACCAAAGTTATTTTCTTCTACTTTTTTCTGGGCACGCTCAATAGATTTTGAAATCATTCCATGTTGGATAACTTCTCCTTCCTTAAGACCCATTCTGTCCATCATCTTTGCAATACGCTCAGAACCGAATAAACGCATTAAGTTATCTTCAAGAGATACATAAAACTGTGAGCTTCCTGGATCTCCTTGACGTCCAGAACGACCACGTAGCTGTCTGTCTACACGACGAGAGTCATGACGCTCTGTACCTATAATGGCAAGACCACCGGCCTTTTTTACTTCGTCAGATAATTTAATATCTGTACCACGACCTGCCATGTTTGTAGCAATAGTTACCACGCCTGGATTACCAGCCTCTGCAACAATATCTGCTTCTCTTTTATGGAGCTTTGCATTAAGTACATTGTGAGGAATCTTACGTAGTGTAAGCATTTTTCCAAGTAATTCTGATATCTCTACAGAAGTCGTACCAATTAGTACAGGACGTCCAGCTTTAGAAAGCTCTGTTACTTCATCAATTACTGCATTGTACTTCTCGCGTTTAGTTTTGTAAACTAAATCGTCTTTATCTTTTCTAGCAATTGGGCGGTTAGTAGGAATCTCTACAACGTCAAGTTTGTAGATTTCCCAAAGTTCGCCAGCCTCTGTTACCGCTGTACCTGTCATACCAGATAGCTTGCGATAC
This window harbors:
- a CDS encoding sigma-70 family RNA polymerase sigma factor, whose protein sequence is MLVTEIIEKCKTNDRKAQLQLYNKYCDGMYHVAFRFLKNSFEAEEAMHEGFINAFAKLHQFTGEVTFGAWLKRIVINKSLDMIKAKKAVIIPLNEEVMGKVDDDDGWDVGDDVTIEHVKNVISELPEKYKFPLMLFLIEGYDHQEISEILQITEVASRTLVHRGKKKLQQQLKTLNYGTGY
- the meaB gene encoding methylmalonyl Co-A mutase-associated GTPase MeaB, whose translation is MSDKNTSINKSINPAFYKKSKRQGTIDVSQLAQLLIAGNITALSQGITLIESSVQEHQVKAQQLIELCLPHANKSVRLGITGVPGVGKSTFIESLGNYLTDQGKKVAVLAVDPTSSVSHGSILGDKTRMYELSQNPNAFIRPSASGDSLGGVARKTREAIILCEASGFDTIIIETVGVGQSETVVHSMVDFFLLLKLAGAGDELQGIKRGIIEMADTIVINKADGGNEKAARLARSAFAKALHLFPPKPSNWAPKVITCSALEHSGISDSWDLVSDYCNHTKASGYFSKKRAEQNKFWLLQTIENTLKDTFYNNKDVKSTLPEILEKVACGEVSPFKAAKSLIATADS
- a CDS encoding DUF2383 domain-containing protein — its product is MKHLDLSYEKLNDLLDECFWAERRYFNAAEDIQITEYKRFLSHESVNRNRFCHKIVERMSQEGIEPSRLDIVKGNSNRDWIEVKAALENSKPKYLIGECMVQDEVVLNLLKDIIDDGWLPVNILEVLVPMEFQMKQSHIELLKLKKKMKKKKQKAKEKKLKKKNSGVIDFKKMNASK
- a CDS encoding phosphatase PAP2 family protein, which produces MDQLIQYDQEFFLFLNGLGSPTWDQFWLIVTNKLSSIPLYALLLFFIYKKFGVKGTLITVVAVALLITCVDQLANAFKHGFERPRPCRVEDFKGIIRYVAERCGRYGYYSAHAGNSMAVAVFAGLALKSTHKNLIFILLFWSAMVGYSRIYVGVHYPGDVLTGWVIGAIIGFAIYKLQQWAVAKWA
- a CDS encoding Cof-type HAD-IIB family hydrolase: MENTIKILCSDIDGTLLNKERWLSEETVYAFAKAGLPLILASSRPPQAMRYLQEGLGNLGESLIAFNGGLIIGKDNTVIESNTFPTSLLDNLVRHHAEHTYNLSIYSHEHWFTDREDEWSLREINNTSATPVYQTALESLDFLNKEHLGIHKLMCMGKPEELDEIIELLTPAYKDTVHFYRSKDTYLEITPKNIDKATALKKLLLAQYGYEMSEVMAFGDNHNDDELIKKVGLGVAVANATDTLKSLADYVSPFTNKEHAVAQAINKFLIAD
- a CDS encoding peptidoglycan DD-metalloendopeptidase family protein, which encodes MNNTFLSSLTQQFTPIINPTFQKEDYFPLDLSTANKDLDIDMLTRPHDHHDFLQAYLAQNDAKVAYGGYLEQRPLYDRSDYFQATDPKDKRNIHLGIDLWCDEGTGVLSPLEGEIHSFKRNENFGDYGPTIILKHKIGEHTFHTLYGHLSLSSLEGKEVGQKVAAGELIATLGAPDINGDYAPHLHFQIVIDMEGKEGDYAGVGSQNTLDFYKNNCPDPNLLLKIY